One Methanobacterium sp. DNA window includes the following coding sequences:
- a CDS encoding ATP-binding protein, which produces MPILPMGIPQDVDKFFYNREKDLKKLKNYINALNLDVAEQILVTGFRGVGKTYLLKKLASDLPDNILVSYVDISRIYGVQKGKITEELIMKEILTSLNQSLTKKESYPSKIKRSLTTTLHKINWKKYDFKEAGGIMGVDIPHVSDDYDKLSHFIMQFPQKLVDSSSGNLKGVLVIIDEFQLIGELDNPTAFFWMIRSYTQEQDNVTYIFTGSTSKTSDIVEMINGNNGAYGGRMIQFNVDPFSSDETRRYLSEKVPEINFTSDGFARFYQCTRGIPAYINSFCNTLSAGEVYDENMIKETFFEKMDQIIIMWIRIWGSLSNHEKEILINLAQSGPQRWTELMETTDLSRGTLAKYLDILKNKGIINIEAKNYKIGDLMLETWLQHREELDGYYPP; this is translated from the coding sequence ATGCCTATTTTACCCATGGGGATCCCTCAGGATGTGGATAAATTCTTCTATAACCGGGAAAAAGACCTTAAAAAATTAAAAAATTATATCAATGCTTTAAATTTAGATGTTGCCGAACAGATACTGGTAACCGGCTTTAGAGGTGTTGGTAAAACCTACCTCTTAAAGAAGCTGGCCAGTGATCTTCCAGATAACATACTGGTGTCCTACGTGGACATCTCACGAATTTATGGTGTGCAGAAGGGCAAGATCACTGAAGAACTGATAATGAAGGAGATTTTAACCTCGCTGAATCAATCTCTCACAAAAAAAGAAAGCTACCCCTCTAAAATAAAAAGATCGCTTACAACTACCCTCCATAAAATCAACTGGAAGAAATATGATTTTAAAGAAGCAGGGGGAATTATGGGAGTTGACATACCCCACGTTAGTGATGATTACGATAAACTAAGCCACTTTATCATGCAGTTTCCCCAAAAATTAGTGGATTCATCATCCGGAAACCTGAAAGGGGTTCTGGTAATCATTGATGAATTCCAGCTCATTGGGGAACTGGATAACCCCACTGCATTTTTCTGGATGATCCGCAGCTACACCCAGGAGCAGGATAATGTAACCTACATCTTCACTGGTTCCACATCCAAAACCAGTGATATTGTGGAGATGATTAATGGAAATAATGGAGCCTATGGGGGGCGAATGATCCAGTTCAATGTGGATCCCTTCTCCTCTGATGAAACCAGGAGGTACCTATCGGAAAAGGTACCGGAAATAAATTTCACCAGTGATGGTTTTGCACGTTTCTATCAATGTACCAGGGGAATACCGGCTTATATTAATAGTTTCTGCAATACACTTTCAGCAGGGGAAGTTTACGATGAAAATATGATTAAGGAAACGTTCTTTGAGAAAATGGATCAGATCATCATCATGTGGATCCGAATTTGGGGAAGTCTTTCTAATCATGAGAAGGAGATTCTGATAAATCTTGCTCAATCCGGACCCCAAAGGTGGACGGAACTCATGGAAACCACGGATCTATCCAGGGGAACCCTGGCCAAATATCTGGATATCCTTAAAAACAAAGGAATAATCAATATCGAGGCAAAAAATTATAAAATAGGTGATTTAATGCTGGAAACATGGCTGCAACATAGAGAAGAGCTTGATGGTTATTATCCCCCTTAA
- a CDS encoding DUF2085 domain-containing protein, which translates to MKQDSMVSDEFKALNLICHRIPQRTFKIRGKYFPVCARCTGFYIGAFSYFIGAYFVYVEYTLYLIFIAFLMMIPAFLDGFTQLLGSRESDNKLRLLTGLVGGVGLAILVKAVKWMILISF; encoded by the coding sequence ATGAAACAGGATTCAATGGTTTCAGATGAGTTTAAGGCTTTAAATTTAATATGTCACCGGATTCCTCAAAGAACATTTAAGATCAGAGGAAAGTATTTCCCAGTTTGTGCTCGATGCACCGGGTTTTATATTGGTGCTTTTTCCTATTTTATCGGGGCTTATTTTGTCTATGTTGAATACACCCTATACCTGATTTTTATAGCATTTTTAATGATGATACCTGCATTTTTAGATGGTTTCACTCAACTGTTAGGATCCAGGGAGAGTGATAATAAATTACGCTTATTAACTGGACTGGTAGGGGGTGTTGGACTTGCAATTTTAGTTAAAGCTGTTAAATGGATGATTTTAATAAGTTTTTAA
- a CDS encoding zinc-ribbon domain-containing protein, with protein sequence MTKICPNCKTENIDSADFCQNCGAELPKFTYNVPPSGETPGTKKGGWWGKQTTPVKILNPYT encoded by the coding sequence ATGACAAAGATTTGTCCTAACTGTAAGACAGAAAATATTGATTCGGCTGATTTCTGCCAGAATTGTGGTGCAGAATTACCGAAATTTACCTATAATGTACCTCCAAGTGGAGAAACCCCTGGAACTAAAAAAGGTGGATGGTGGGGTAAACAGACCACTCCGGTTAAGATACTCAATCCCTATACGTAA
- a CDS encoding Hsp20/alpha crystallin family protein, which produces MDEKKGVDNMFNDMIKTIKEKQVDLDNAIAEYTGGPVKPAMDVMENEEEVVVKTDLPGFKREDIKIDLTEDTLEINAEFSKETEEEGEEEGLTFHRKERRFGSAARTYILPAKVKIDDVTASFKDGVLTVTMPKLEKKETFNVKID; this is translated from the coding sequence ATGGATGAGAAAAAAGGTGTCGATAACATGTTTAATGACATGATTAAGACCATTAAGGAAAAACAGGTGGATCTGGACAATGCCATAGCCGAGTACACTGGGGGACCAGTTAAACCAGCAATGGATGTCATGGAAAACGAAGAAGAAGTGGTGGTCAAAACTGACCTGCCTGGTTTTAAACGTGAAGACATAAAAATCGATCTCACCGAGGACACCCTGGAAATTAATGCAGAATTCTCCAAAGAAACTGAGGAAGAAGGTGAAGAAGAGGGATTAACCTTCCACAGGAAAGAAAGACGATTCGGATCAGCTGCCCGGACTTACATATTACCCGCTAAGGTAAAAATCGATGATGTCACCGCCAGCTTTAAAGACGGAGTCCTCACTGTCACCATGCCCAAACTGGAGAAGAAAGAAACCTTCAATGTTAAAATTGATTAA